From Thalassococcus sp. S3, one genomic window encodes:
- a CDS encoding NifU family protein yields MFIQTESTPNPATLKFLPGQTVLDMGTADFPSADTADKSPLATRIFAVEGVTGVFFGNDFVTVTKADATEWDHIKPAILGAIMEHYQSGQPVIEGDTAPQSGHAEHSGEDAEIVGQIKELLDSRVRPAVAQDGGDITFHGFDRGVVYLHMQGACAGCPSSTLTLKMGIENLLRHYIPEVTEVRPVAV; encoded by the coding sequence ATGTTTATCCAGACGGAATCAACGCCGAACCCGGCAACCTTGAAATTCCTGCCCGGTCAGACGGTGCTGGATATGGGAACGGCCGATTTTCCGAGCGCTGATACAGCGGACAAATCACCGCTTGCGACAAGGATCTTTGCGGTTGAAGGCGTGACCGGAGTGTTTTTCGGAAACGATTTCGTCACCGTGACGAAAGCCGATGCAACCGAATGGGACCATATCAAACCCGCGATCCTGGGCGCGATCATGGAACATTATCAATCGGGCCAACCGGTCATCGAAGGCGACACCGCGCCCCAGTCGGGCCACGCGGAACATTCCGGTGAAGATGCCGAGATCGTGGGCCAGATCAAGGAACTGCTCGACAGCCGCGTCAGACCGGCAGTCGCCCAGGACGGAGGCGACATCACTTTCCACGGCTTTGACCGGGGTGTCGTCTATCTGCATATGCAAGGGGCCTGCGCGGGTTGTCCGTCCTCCACGCTCACGCTGAAGATGGGCATTGAGAATCTGCTGCGCCACTACATTCCCGAAGTGACCGAGGTTCGCCCGGTTGCCGTCTGA
- the tsaB gene encoding tRNA (adenosine(37)-N6)-threonylcarbamoyltransferase complex dimerization subunit type 1 TsaB, with protein MPSDAPLILAFDTSAAHCAAALMSGDTLLATDKGDMARGQAEHLMPMLQTMLKTQQRDWTDIDLIAVGVGPGNFTGIRISVAAARGLALGLGIPTMAVSTFEVMRGPTSPHDKAPQLVSIKGSRDSLYLQLFGGGHPSGPPRQVDFSANVPDCIITPETLILGHRVGDLAQRLDGPIAPEQLVEREMADFGPTLARIALARWRQGETTPPPPAPLYVRAADAAPARDAPPVLLD; from the coding sequence TTGCCGTCTGACGCACCGCTTATTCTGGCTTTTGACACGTCGGCCGCGCATTGCGCGGCCGCTTTGATGTCTGGCGACACTCTGCTCGCCACGGACAAGGGGGACATGGCACGTGGTCAGGCGGAGCATCTGATGCCGATGCTGCAAACAATGCTGAAAACCCAGCAACGCGACTGGACCGATATCGACCTCATCGCCGTCGGTGTAGGCCCGGGAAACTTCACCGGAATTCGCATCTCGGTTGCGGCGGCACGTGGCCTTGCGCTTGGTCTTGGCATACCGACCATGGCGGTCTCGACGTTCGAGGTGATGCGTGGACCGACCAGCCCCCACGACAAAGCGCCACAATTGGTCAGCATCAAGGGGTCGCGCGACAGTCTTTACCTGCAGCTCTTTGGCGGCGGGCATCCGTCAGGTCCACCTCGTCAGGTGGATTTTTCGGCGAATGTACCCGACTGCATCATCACCCCGGAGACCTTGATCCTCGGGCATCGGGTGGGCGATCTTGCGCAGCGTCTCGACGGGCCGATAGCCCCCGAACAGCTTGTGGAACGGGAAATGGCGGATTTCGGCCCAACACTTGCCCGAATAGCGCTGGCCCGCTGGCGTCAGGGCGAAACAACGCCTCCGCCTCCCGCCCCCCTCTACGTCCGGGCCGCCGATGCCGCCCCCGCGCGGGACGCGCCGCCGGTGCTTCTGGATTGA
- a CDS encoding GNAT family N-acetyltransferase codes for MARLHREAFDQGRPWSEEEFASLLSLAGTFAIGDRHAFALYRVVLDEVELLTIVTHPSHRRLGQATALMKTWHAQARSAGATLAFLEVASDNVPARALYERMEYAQTGMRKAYYKRPCSPSVDAVLMSRALT; via the coding sequence ATGGCGCGTCTGCATCGCGAGGCATTCGATCAGGGGCGCCCGTGGAGCGAAGAGGAGTTTGCATCCCTTTTGTCCCTTGCCGGCACCTTCGCGATCGGTGACCGGCATGCTTTCGCGCTCTACCGTGTCGTTCTGGACGAGGTGGAACTGCTGACAATCGTCACCCACCCATCCCATCGCCGACTTGGGCAAGCAACAGCTCTGATGAAAACCTGGCATGCTCAGGCAAGATCCGCAGGCGCAACCCTGGCGTTCCTGGAGGTCGCGTCGGACAATGTCCCCGCCCGGGCGCTTTACGAGCGGATGGAGTATGCGCAAACGGGGATGCGCAAGGCATATTACAAGCGGCCATGCAGTCCGTCGGTTGACGCGGTGCTGATGTCTCGCGCGCTCACGTAA
- a CDS encoding BMP family protein codes for MTVMQRLMGAAAGLALSAGAALAEPALIFDLGGKFDKSFNEAAFNGAKRWADETGNSFREIELQSEAQREQALRRFAEAGANPIVMAGFAFADALGQVAGDYPDTSFVIIDMVVDAPNVRSVVFNEHEGSYLVGMMAAKASESGTVGFIGGMDIPLIRKFACGYAQGVLAANPDASIIANMTGTTPAAWNDPVKGSELTKAQISQGADVVYAAAGGTGVGVLQTAADEGILSIGVDSNQNYLHPGKVLTSMMKRVDNAVFEAFADGPGLETGFQVMGLANGGVGYAMDEHNAELVSSDMQSAVDAASAQIASGEITVHDYMSDDSCPVLSF; via the coding sequence ATGACCGTAATGCAAAGACTGATGGGCGCGGCGGCAGGTCTTGCGCTGAGCGCAGGTGCTGCATTGGCCGAACCGGCCCTGATCTTCGATCTGGGCGGCAAATTCGACAAATCCTTTAACGAAGCGGCCTTCAACGGCGCCAAACGCTGGGCGGACGAGACCGGCAACAGCTTCCGCGAGATAGAACTGCAATCCGAAGCCCAGCGCGAACAGGCCCTTCGCCGCTTTGCGGAGGCTGGCGCCAACCCGATCGTGATGGCGGGCTTTGCCTTTGCCGACGCCTTGGGGCAGGTGGCGGGCGACTATCCCGACACGTCCTTTGTCATCATCGACATGGTGGTGGACGCACCCAACGTGCGCTCGGTCGTCTTCAACGAGCATGAAGGCTCCTACCTTGTGGGCATGATGGCGGCCAAAGCCTCCGAATCCGGTACTGTCGGCTTCATCGGCGGCATGGACATCCCGCTGATCCGCAAATTCGCCTGCGGCTATGCCCAGGGCGTGCTGGCGGCGAACCCCGATGCCAGCATCATCGCCAACATGACCGGTACGACGCCCGCCGCCTGGAACGACCCGGTGAAAGGCTCCGAACTGACCAAGGCCCAGATTTCACAGGGCGCTGACGTGGTTTATGCCGCCGCCGGCGGCACTGGCGTGGGCGTGCTTCAGACCGCCGCTGACGAAGGGATCCTGTCGATCGGCGTCGACAGCAATCAGAACTACCTGCATCCCGGCAAGGTCCTGACCTCGATGATGAAACGCGTCGACAACGCCGTGTTCGAGGCCTTTGCCGACGGCCCGGGCCTTGAAACCGGCTTTCAGGTGATGGGCCTGGCCAATGGCGGCGTCGGCTATGCCATGGACGAGCACAATGCCGAGCTGGTGTCTTCGGACATGCAATCCGCCGTCGATGCGGCATCCGCCCAGATCGCCAGCGGCGAAATCACCGTGCATGACTACATGTCGGACGACAGCTGCCCGGTTCTGAGCTTCTGA
- a CDS encoding ABC transporter ATP-binding protein, which translates to MTLDQTAERQATAAPAIELKGISKAFGPVQANKDISIRVMPGTIHGIIGENGAGKSTLMSILYGFYKADAGEIFISGQKTDIPDSQAAIAAGIGMVFQHFKLVENFTVLENIILGAEDGGLLRPSLAKARRSLTDLAREYELNVDPDAVIEEIGVGMQQRVEILKALYREAEILILDEPTGVLTPAEADQLFRILGRLREEGKTIILITHKLREIMDITDTVSVMRRGEMTATVKTAETNPEQLAELMVGRKVLLRVDKVPAQPGKTVLEIENLHVTDDKGVERVKGINLKVQAGEILGIAGVAGNGQSELLEVLGGMREGSGTVRLNGAPLPLSGPAADGRARRQSYVAHVPEDRQREGLIMDFYAWENVAFGYHRDPAYKSGLLMNNAALRADTEAKIEKFDIRPANCWQSAKNFSGGNQQKIVVAREIERNPDLLLVGQPTRGVDIGAIEFIHKQIVALRDQGKAILLVSVELEEIFSLSDRIAVMFDGHIMGERLPDETDEKELGLLMAGVSGDAA; encoded by the coding sequence ATGACACTCGATCAAACAGCGGAGCGGCAGGCAACTGCCGCTCCGGCCATTGAACTCAAAGGTATTTCCAAAGCCTTCGGCCCCGTCCAGGCCAACAAGGACATTTCCATCCGCGTCATGCCCGGTACGATCCACGGGATCATCGGCGAGAATGGCGCGGGCAAATCGACGCTGATGTCGATCCTCTACGGATTTTACAAGGCCGATGCGGGTGAGATCTTCATCTCCGGCCAAAAGACGGACATTCCCGACAGCCAGGCCGCCATCGCCGCCGGCATCGGCATGGTGTTCCAACATTTCAAACTGGTGGAAAACTTCACTGTCCTCGAAAATATCATCCTGGGCGCCGAGGATGGCGGCCTCCTGCGCCCGTCCCTTGCCAAGGCACGACGCTCCCTGACCGACCTTGCCCGCGAATATGAGTTGAACGTCGACCCCGACGCCGTCATCGAAGAGATCGGTGTCGGCATGCAGCAGCGGGTCGAGATCCTCAAGGCGCTCTACCGCGAGGCCGAAATCCTCATCCTCGACGAACCGACCGGCGTGCTTACCCCTGCCGAGGCGGATCAGCTTTTCCGTATTCTCGGGCGGCTGCGCGAAGAGGGCAAGACGATCATCCTGATCACCCACAAGCTGCGCGAGATCATGGACATCACCGACACTGTCAGCGTGATGCGGCGTGGGGAAATGACGGCAACCGTGAAGACGGCCGAGACCAACCCCGAGCAACTGGCTGAGTTGATGGTGGGACGCAAGGTCTTGTTGCGCGTCGACAAGGTGCCAGCACAGCCGGGCAAAACAGTGCTCGAGATCGAAAACCTGCACGTCACCGACGACAAAGGGGTCGAACGGGTCAAGGGTATCAATCTCAAGGTGCAGGCCGGTGAAATCCTGGGGATCGCGGGGGTGGCCGGCAACGGGCAATCCGAACTACTCGAAGTTTTGGGCGGCATGCGCGAAGGCTCCGGCACGGTACGCCTGAACGGGGCGCCCTTGCCGCTGAGCGGCCCGGCGGCGGACGGACGCGCGCGACGACAAAGCTATGTCGCGCATGTGCCCGAAGATCGCCAGCGCGAAGGGCTGATCATGGATTTCTACGCGTGGGAAAACGTCGCGTTCGGCTACCACCGCGATCCCGCTTACAAAAGTGGCCTTCTAATGAACAACGCCGCCTTGCGCGCGGATACCGAGGCCAAGATCGAAAAGTTCGACATCCGCCCAGCAAATTGCTGGCAGTCGGCCAAGAACTTTTCAGGTGGGAACCAGCAAAAGATCGTCGTCGCCCGCGAGATTGAGCGTAATCCCGATCTGTTGCTTGTCGGCCAACCCACCCGAGGGGTCGATATCGGCGCGATCGAATTCATCCACAAGCAGATCGTGGCCCTTCGCGATCAGGGCAAGGCGATCCTTCTCGTCTCGGTAGAGCTTGAAGAGATCTTTTCGCTGTCAGATCGCATCGCGGTGATGTTTGACGGCCACATCATGGGCGAGCGGCTTCCCGACGAAACGGATGAAAAAGAACTTGGCCTTTTGATGGCCGGTGTCTCCGGCGATGCCGCATGA
- a CDS encoding ABC transporter permease gives MDKMPQWADVVLIPLISLLLAAILSALVILAIGEDPVAAVQLMVSGALGSTYGWGYTLYYATNFMFTGLAVAVAFHARLFNIGGEGQAMLGGLGVALVALMIPWPHWSIALIFAMLGAMAFGALWAAIPAYLQAKRGSHIVITTIMFNFIAAAVLNYVLVNLLRPAGSMEPATARFPEAVHLPTLHELLAPFGIAFSRAAPANVSLLVAIIACVLVWLLIWRTRTGYEIRAYGHSETGALYAGISPVKITMIAMLISGALAGMMAINNVMGEAERLVLNATEGAGFIGIAVALMGRSHPFGVFLAAILFGFLYQGGAELALWTSIPRELIVVIQALVILFTGALDNMVRMPLEKVFLAARRRRQATEAARKPAE, from the coding sequence ATGGACAAAATGCCCCAATGGGCCGATGTGGTCCTTATCCCTCTGATCTCGCTGCTTCTGGCGGCGATCCTGTCGGCGCTTGTCATTCTCGCCATCGGCGAGGACCCGGTCGCCGCTGTCCAGCTGATGGTGTCCGGCGCATTGGGATCGACCTATGGCTGGGGTTATACGCTCTATTACGCCACGAATTTCATGTTCACAGGGCTTGCGGTCGCGGTGGCCTTTCATGCGCGCCTCTTCAACATCGGCGGTGAGGGGCAAGCCATGCTGGGCGGGTTGGGCGTGGCGTTGGTGGCGTTGATGATCCCTTGGCCGCATTGGTCGATTGCCTTGATTTTCGCGATGCTGGGCGCGATGGCCTTCGGTGCGCTTTGGGCTGCGATCCCTGCCTATCTGCAGGCCAAACGCGGCAGCCATATCGTAATTACCACGATCATGTTCAACTTCATCGCCGCCGCTGTGTTGAACTATGTCCTGGTCAACCTCCTGCGTCCTGCGGGCTCGATGGAGCCTGCGACCGCACGCTTCCCCGAAGCCGTCCATCTGCCGACCCTGCATGAGCTTCTGGCCCCGTTTGGCATTGCGTTCTCGCGCGCGGCACCTGCGAATGTCAGCTTGCTGGTCGCCATCATCGCATGTGTCCTGGTGTGGCTTCTGATCTGGCGGACCCGCACGGGATACGAGATCCGAGCCTATGGACACTCGGAAACCGGCGCGCTCTATGCCGGTATTTCCCCCGTCAAGATCACCATGATCGCGATGCTGATCTCCGGCGCACTTGCCGGAATGATGGCCATCAACAACGTCATGGGCGAGGCCGAACGGCTGGTGTTGAACGCCACCGAAGGCGCTGGTTTCATCGGTATTGCCGTTGCGCTGATGGGTCGGTCGCATCCATTCGGCGTCTTCCTCGCCGCGATCCTCTTTGGCTTCCTCTACCAAGGCGGGGCGGAACTGGCCCTCTGGACCTCGATCCCGCGCGAGTTGATCGTGGTGATCCAGGCGCTCGTGATCCTCTTTACCGGCGCGCTCGACAACATGGTGCGGATGCCGCTTGAGAAGGTCTTCCTCGCCGCACGGCGCCGCCGTCAGGCCACCGAGGCCGCCCGGAAGCCCGCTGAATAA
- a CDS encoding ABC transporter permease, which translates to MDFLTLIQVLDSTIRLATPLLLACLAGLFSERAGIFDIGLEGKMLMAAFFSAAVAALTGSVWLGLLAGVASSMILSGLHGLASITFRGNQLISGVAINFLAAGLTVLIAQDWFQQGGRTPSLIGGGRFTPIVLPFAETLRDVPILGPIYSELLSGHSILVYVAFLMVPATWWILFRTRFGLRLRAVGENPAAVDTAGVSVVGLRYAAVAICGMLCGIAGAYLATALQAGFVKDMTAGRGFIALAALIFAKWRPWYALYACLLFGFLQAIALRYQNIDLFGLVIPVQFMDALPYILTVVILAGFVGKAIPPRAGGEPYVKER; encoded by the coding sequence ATGGATTTTCTGACCCTCATCCAAGTGCTCGACAGCACGATCCGGCTGGCCACGCCCTTGTTGCTCGCTTGCCTGGCCGGGCTCTTTTCCGAGCGCGCGGGCATCTTCGACATCGGGCTCGAAGGCAAGATGCTGATGGCCGCCTTCTTCTCCGCAGCCGTCGCCGCGCTGACCGGGTCGGTCTGGCTGGGCCTTCTGGCCGGTGTGGCCTCTTCGATGATCCTCAGCGGCCTGCATGGGCTCGCCTCCATCACCTTCCGGGGCAACCAACTGATCTCCGGTGTCGCGATCAACTTCCTTGCTGCCGGCCTTACCGTCCTGATCGCTCAGGACTGGTTCCAGCAGGGCGGGCGCACCCCCTCTCTGATCGGTGGCGGTCGCTTTACACCGATCGTCCTGCCCTTTGCCGAGACGCTTCGCGATGTGCCGATCCTCGGCCCCATCTATTCCGAGCTGCTCTCGGGCCATTCCATCCTCGTCTATGTCGCCTTCCTGATGGTTCCCGCCACTTGGTGGATCCTCTTTCGCACCCGCTTTGGTCTGCGCCTGCGGGCCGTGGGCGAAAATCCCGCCGCCGTCGATACCGCTGGCGTTTCAGTCGTCGGCCTGCGCTATGCCGCCGTTGCGATCTGCGGCATGCTTTGCGGCATTGCGGGCGCCTATCTTGCAACAGCCCTTCAGGCGGGTTTCGTCAAGGACATGACCGCCGGGCGCGGCTTTATCGCGCTCGCTGCTCTGATCTTCGCCAAATGGCGGCCTTGGTACGCGCTCTATGCCTGCTTGCTTTTCGGCTTTCTTCAGGCCATCGCCCTTCGGTATCAGAACATCGACCTTTTCGGCCTGGTGATCCCGGTGCAGTTCATGGATGCACTGCCCTATATCCTGACAGTGGTTATTCTTGCAGGCTTTGTCGGCAAGGCGATCCCGCCCCGTGCGGGGGGAGAGCCGTATGTCAAGGAACGTTGA
- a CDS encoding sulfite exporter TauE/SafE family protein codes for MQIYLPIAEVSVNAFLLLGLGGMVGILSGMFGVGGGFLMTPLLFFIGIPPAVAVATEANQIVASSFSGVLAHFRRKTVDLRMGTVLLIGGLVGAALGVLVFNYLKSLGQVDLLVRLCYVVFLGVIGSLMFIESLNAIRKARNAGGAPPPKRRQRTWIHALPFKMRFRTSGLYISVIPPLVVGVAVGVLAAIMGVGGGFIMVPAMIYLLGMPTKVVVGTSLFQIIFVTAFTTLLHATTNFTVDIVLAVLLLVGGVIGAQIGTQIGVRMKAEQLRILLALMVLAVCGKLALDLLLQPAELYSLGRGGGH; via the coding sequence ATGCAGATCTACCTCCCCATCGCCGAGGTTTCGGTTAACGCCTTTCTCCTTCTCGGGTTGGGCGGCATGGTGGGCATTCTGTCGGGCATGTTCGGCGTGGGCGGCGGCTTTCTCATGACACCGCTTCTGTTTTTCATCGGCATTCCGCCAGCCGTGGCCGTCGCCACCGAAGCCAATCAGATCGTGGCCTCTTCTTTCTCGGGTGTTCTCGCGCATTTCAGGCGAAAGACGGTCGATCTGAGGATGGGAACAGTCCTGCTGATCGGCGGTCTGGTCGGCGCGGCCCTTGGTGTGCTGGTCTTCAACTATCTGAAAAGCCTCGGCCAGGTCGATCTGTTGGTGCGTCTCTGTTACGTGGTTTTTCTGGGGGTCATCGGCTCGCTGATGTTCATCGAAAGCCTCAACGCCATTCGCAAGGCCCGCAATGCGGGAGGCGCCCCTCCGCCCAAGCGCCGTCAGCGCACCTGGATCCACGCCTTGCCGTTCAAGATGCGCTTTCGCACCTCGGGCCTCTACATCTCGGTCATTCCGCCGCTTGTCGTGGGCGTTGCGGTGGGTGTCCTTGCCGCGATCATGGGCGTCGGCGGCGGCTTTATCATGGTGCCTGCGATGATCTATCTTCTGGGCATGCCGACAAAGGTGGTTGTCGGCACGTCTCTCTTTCAGATCATCTTTGTCACGGCCTTCACCACGTTGCTGCATGCGACCACCAACTTCACCGTCGACATCGTTCTTGCGGTTCTTTTGCTGGTCGGCGGCGTGATTGGCGCGCAGATCGGAACGCAGATCGGCGTGCGCATGAAGGCCGAGCAGTTGCGGATTTTGCTGGCGCTCATGGTGCTCGCCGTCTGTGGCAAGCTTGCCCTGGATCTCCTTCTTCAGCCGGCGGAGCTTTATTCGCTTGGCCGTGGCGGAGGGCATTAG
- a CDS encoding TIGR02186 family protein produces MWRWLAGLLLMLPLASLAEEVVLGLSRDEVAITTRFDGSEILIFGAVKRDRAIPDGPPLEVVMAIAGPSEPVIVRRKANRFGIWVNTDAVEVDAAPSFYAVATSGPLREVLSNTEDLRNKITVQRAIRSVGAPRGIQDPRSFTEAVIRIREDAGLYQLLEEQVVLDQQTLFRTSIRMPANLTEGSYKTRIFLTRSGQVVSSYETFIDVRKVGLERWLFSLSREQPLVYGLMSLAIAIAAGWGASAAFRLLRNS; encoded by the coding sequence ATGTGGCGTTGGCTTGCCGGGCTATTGCTGATGCTGCCGCTGGCGTCTCTGGCAGAGGAAGTTGTTCTGGGCCTGTCCAGGGATGAGGTTGCCATCACAACGCGGTTCGATGGCTCGGAGATCCTGATCTTCGGCGCCGTCAAACGGGACCGCGCCATCCCGGACGGCCCCCCGCTTGAGGTCGTCATGGCCATTGCCGGGCCGTCCGAACCCGTGATCGTCCGGCGCAAGGCAAATCGGTTTGGCATCTGGGTAAATACCGATGCCGTCGAAGTTGATGCCGCCCCCAGCTTTTATGCCGTTGCCACCAGCGGCCCCCTGCGCGAGGTGCTTTCCAATACCGAGGATCTGCGCAACAAGATCACCGTTCAACGGGCCATCCGGTCCGTCGGCGCACCGCGGGGAATTCAGGATCCCCGAAGCTTTACCGAGGCGGTGATCCGAATTCGTGAAGATGCGGGGCTTTACCAATTGCTGGAAGAGCAAGTCGTCCTGGATCAGCAGACGCTTTTTCGCACCTCTATCCGCATGCCGGCCAATCTTACCGAAGGGTCTTACAAAACCCGGATTTTCCTGACGCGTAGCGGACAGGTCGTATCCAGCTATGAAACCTTCATAGATGTCCGGAAAGTCGGGCTGGAACGCTGGCTGTTCTCGCTGTCGCGCGAGCAGCCTCTTGTCTACGGGCTGATGTCACTTGCGATCGCAATCGCCGCGGGCTGGGGGGCCTCTGCCGCATTCCGCCTTCTGCGCAACAGCTAA
- a CDS encoding ATP-dependent RecD-like DNA helicase, whose translation MTSDLITFSDDQAQAYDSITEMLQGAGIDLTDSLLTPPRSAGGGVMAVLGKAGSGKTLLLAELYKALETAGVDVVSGDYEGRKRKDRRTLAILAPTNKAASVLRFRGVPATTIHRILYTPVYDPEYERIAEWLAGNGERPEIEGLTDEALDRAAAFFAKNKSIPGALAAAGLRGSDFITGWKRREEPLDIGFIDEASMLDNRQFEDLKEIFPTLLLFGDPAQLAPVNQSGAMVFDALSDKRKLELSRVHRQNADNPILDLAHALADPQLEFHDFEQMVEDAAKRDPRVVWGQRVEVDLMARSPVLVWRNATRIRLINAFRSVYGAPEEELLEGEPLICDGIELPLKHRKKRLDLEARGLIKGAQVIYLGPGRKPGFSRLHVMGAEDPQVSAASIVKIEKPDEEEPFIPFAARMGATFLHGAAVTIHKAQGSQWNTVQVFAPDLFVAARMGRVEAGQPLWKRLAYVAITRAQERLIWVVRNRLAKPSEALSIADLRKPAPAALHLEAESS comes from the coding sequence ATGACCTCCGATCTCATCACGTTTTCCGACGATCAGGCTCAGGCTTATGACAGTATCACAGAGATGCTGCAGGGCGCCGGTATTGACCTGACAGACAGCCTGTTGACCCCGCCCCGCAGCGCCGGAGGGGGGGTCATGGCCGTATTGGGCAAGGCCGGGTCGGGCAAAACGCTGCTGCTGGCCGAACTTTATAAGGCGCTGGAGACGGCAGGGGTTGATGTCGTTTCGGGCGACTATGAGGGACGAAAACGCAAGGATCGGCGTACCCTGGCGATCTTGGCGCCAACCAACAAGGCGGCGAGCGTTTTGCGGTTCCGCGGTGTGCCCGCAACCACCATCCACCGCATCCTCTACACGCCGGTTTACGATCCGGAATACGAGCGCATCGCCGAATGGCTGGCTGGCAACGGTGAACGCCCCGAGATCGAAGGCCTGACCGATGAGGCCCTGGACCGGGCAGCGGCGTTTTTTGCCAAGAACAAGTCAATCCCCGGTGCTCTGGCGGCCGCCGGCCTGCGCGGATCGGATTTCATTACCGGCTGGAAGCGACGCGAAGAACCTCTTGATATCGGCTTCATCGACGAAGCATCCATGTTGGACAACCGGCAATTCGAAGACCTGAAAGAGATCTTTCCGACGCTTCTGCTTTTTGGCGATCCCGCACAATTGGCACCGGTAAACCAGTCGGGCGCCATGGTTTTTGACGCCTTGAGCGACAAACGCAAACTGGAACTAAGCCGTGTGCATCGCCAGAACGCCGACAACCCGATCCTGGACCTGGCCCATGCTCTGGCCGACCCTCAGCTTGAGTTCCATGATTTCGAGCAGATGGTCGAAGACGCGGCCAAGCGTGATCCGCGCGTCGTCTGGGGGCAGCGGGTCGAGGTGGATTTGATGGCGCGCAGCCCGGTTCTGGTTTGGCGCAACGCGACGCGGATCCGGCTCATCAATGCCTTTCGCAGCGTTTACGGCGCCCCCGAAGAGGAGCTGCTGGAAGGCGAGCCGCTGATCTGCGACGGGATCGAGCTGCCGTTGAAGCACCGCAAGAAACGCCTGGATCTGGAGGCGCGCGGCCTTATCAAAGGGGCGCAGGTCATCTATCTGGGGCCCGGTCGGAAGCCCGGCTTCTCACGCCTGCACGTGATGGGGGCGGAAGATCCGCAGGTCAGTGCCGCGTCGATCGTAAAGATTGAAAAGCCGGATGAGGAAGAGCCCTTCATCCCCTTCGCCGCGCGCATGGGCGCCACGTTCCTGCACGGCGCGGCGGTCACGATCCACAAGGCGCAAGGGTCGCAATGGAATACGGTTCAGGTCTTTGCCCCGGATCTGTTTGTCGCCGCGCGCATGGGACGGGTGGAGGCGGGCCAACCGCTTTGGAAGCGCCTTGCATATGTCGCGATCACTCGCGCGCAGGAACGGTTGATCTGGGTTGTTCGCAACCGGCTTGCCAAGCCCAGCGAGGCGCTCAGCATCGCCGATCTTCGCAAACCAGCACCAGCGGCCCTTCATCTTGAGGCCGAAAGCTCCTGA
- a CDS encoding acyl-homoserine-lactone synthase → MLRYIYANDLHRFPTLSRSMFRDRADQFKVRLGWDVTVTEEGEERDQYDALNPLYVIWEQQDGTHGGSMRFLPTTGPVMVNEVFGHLTGGAPIRSPLIWECTRFCLSRDAGSRVAAALMLAGGEIMTGFGIRHFAGVFDARMVRIYRSIGSSPEVLGSEGEGRERISVGLWEFTPEAKTRVAARAGLSPAISRLWFERAFGGSSEPEFALSA, encoded by the coding sequence ATGCTGCGCTATATTTACGCCAATGATTTACACCGTTTTCCAACCTTGTCCCGGTCCATGTTTCGGGATCGGGCGGATCAGTTCAAGGTTCGCCTGGGCTGGGACGTCACTGTCACCGAAGAGGGTGAAGAACGCGATCAGTATGATGCGCTGAACCCGCTTTATGTCATCTGGGAACAGCAGGACGGCACACATGGCGGATCCATGCGGTTTCTGCCGACGACGGGGCCGGTGATGGTCAACGAAGTCTTCGGCCATCTGACGGGCGGCGCGCCGATCCGCAGTCCTCTGATCTGGGAATGCACGCGGTTCTGCCTGTCGCGCGATGCCGGATCGCGTGTCGCGGCCGCGTTGATGTTGGCCGGTGGGGAGATCATGACCGGCTTTGGCATCCGCCATTTTGCAGGGGTCTTCGATGCACGCATGGTGCGGATCTATCGCTCAATCGGTTCGTCGCCCGAGGTCTTGGGTAGCGAAGGGGAGGGGCGGGAACGCATCAGCGTTGGTCTTTGGGAGTTCACACCCGAAGCCAAGACGCGCGTTGCCGCGCGCGCTGGCCTGTCTCCCGCCATTTCGCGTCTGTGGTTCGAACGCGCATTCGGAGGATCGTCTGAACCAGAGTTTGCTTTGTCGGCCTAG